The following is a genomic window from Rickettsiales bacterium.
CATCGCAGAAGATACAACCACTGACAATATTAGAATTACTATAGATAGCTCTATAAGACTAAAAGCAAAATTTTTATATTTATTCAAAAGCTTCATCAGTAATTTGTATGCTTGTTAAAAAGTATATTATATCATCAAAACCAACAATTGGTAAAGATGTATGAAAGCCATCTGCACTAACACTGCTATTTCGTGCCTCTCTTGCATTGGCACTTGTTGGATTTTTTGTGCTGCCACCATTGCCTTTCCAAGCACCAAAGCCGTTTTCTCCGTGGCTTATCACTATTACCACAACATTATTAAATGTAGTTGAATCTCCATAATTTTTTAAGTTTATTTGAGACGCAACATTTGTAACACCACCCGAAACTAATGCAGTATTTTTAACTGCATAAGAAAATCTATTACCCCAGCCATCTAATGCATAAGAAGGATAAATATTTAATGTATTTACTGGAACAATTCCAAAATAAGTATTATCAGCTAAAGCATTATGATTTGTGCAAGCTCCGACAGAAATTGAACCAACTCCAAATGAGGCGTGGTTGAAAGCTTGCTCGCCATTAGCAGGGCAGGGTAGGGAATTAAATTTATCAGCATAATCATTTATAGCCTTGAGAATTACCTTCATTCTTTCCTTTGTTAATTCAGTTTTAGAATATCTTGAATATTGGTTAAAGCTTAAAATTCCAAAGCCTATAGTTGTTCCAATAATGGCAACGACAATTGACATTTCTAATAATGAAAAACCTTTATTTTTAGTTTTTTTAATCATTTATAAAATTAGGTAATTGCCATTTATTTTTGTAAACTAAAATATCGTCATTAAGTGCATTAGGCATCGCACAAACAAATTGAGCATCTCCCGCAACGCCGTTTTCAGTATCTGAGGTTAAATGGGTTGCCAAACTTAATTGAGTTCCATCTTTATCTCTATAAGCATAATCTCCATTAGGGCCATGGCTTAATAAGATATAAGCAACATCTCCATTAGTGGTATCTATATAATTTGTTCCAGTTCCATCAGGCAAATTTGAGATATTATAATTAGCCCCCACCCCTGTAGCTAGTTTGTAGTTACTCCTATTAGTATATCTTTCGGTTACAAAAAATGAAAATCTGTTACCCCAGCCATCAACTGCAATAGATGGGTCAAGCGGTGGCACAAGAGTTTTGAAGGGTACCATTCCAACTACAATATCACCATAAGTTCCACTTCCACTTGCAAAAAAAGTTGATGCTTGAGGGCAGTTAGCAACTGTTGCGTTAGTGCCTGTTCCCCAGCCATAATTTGCGTTTACTCTAGAAACAGAGGGGTTTGCAGGGCAGGGTATATGACCATAATTTTCAACATATCTATCAATTGAATCCATTATTGTTTGCATTCTTTCTTTTGTTACATAAATTCTTGAAGCATCTAGCCTTGCTTGAGTTGTAAAAACAATAGTGCTGACTATGAAAGAAATAATAATTATTACGGCCGTCAACTCCAGCAAAGAAAAACCCTGAATTTTGTTTTTATCTTCTAGCATCGCAGAATTTAATTTTTTAGAATTTTATCAAATAATGCTAAATCAATTTGAGAAACTGAATTAAATACATCAATTATTTCCCCACTATCAGAAATTAAAACTGAGGTTGGAACGCCCCTTAAATTAAAAATTCTGTATAGATTTTTATTCTCATCTAAAACAACAGGGAAAATATTATAATTTCTAGATTTGTAAAAGTTTTTAACAATTTCTTCTCCGCCTTCATCAATGGAAACTGGAAGAATTACAAGGTTTGGATTATCTTTGTATCTCTGCTGGATTTTAACAAGCTCTGGCATTTGTCTTTCACAATATGGGCACCATGTTGCCCAGAATTGCAGTAAAATAAATTTCCCCTGAAATTCAGATAAATTATGTTGTTCACCATTAATTTTTAGCGAAGCATTAAGATAATCTTTATTATTCTGCGAATATGAATCAAAAGAGAAAAAAACTATAATTAAAACTAAGAATTTTACCCAAAATTTCATTCTAACTAGTAATTTGCCTTGTTGCTAATTCTTCAAATTCGTCATTTTTTAGGCGAACTTGTTGCTCAGTAATTGCAACGCCTTTAGATGTAATATCATTAAGTATCTTTTTAATTACTGCACCGGAATCCTTATTATCAAGGCCATAATTTACGATAGTCATTGCATATTCCAGCGATTTATCATCTTCCAACCCCATTATCTCGCTAGCCCAAAGGCCAAGCATTTTCCTTCTTCTTGAGGCGATTTTGAATTTTAACTCCTCATCATGAGCGAATTTGTTTTCAAAGGCTTTCTTTCTATTATCAATCTCAGACATAAATGTAAAAAAATTTATCAAAATAATTGCTAAATTATTAAATGCTAATATAAATTTATCAAGTTTTATATGAAAAAAGGTTAAACAATGGCAAAAAATAAAGTTAGCAAAAAATTACTCTATGAGGGCAAAGCAAAAATTTTATATGAAGGCCCTGAAACTGGAACGCTAATTCAATATTTCAAAGATGACACAAGTGCTTTTAATGGCGAAAAGCTTGAGGTTCTTTCTGGTAAAGGCGTTATAAATAATAGAATTTCTGAGTATTTATTTCAAAAACTTGAAGATATTGGCATTCATACGCATTTCATTAAACGATTAAATATGCGTGAGCAGCTTATAAAAGCCTGTGAAATGATTCCAATTGAAATTATAGTTCGCAATGTTACTGCTGGCAGTTTATCTAAAAGATTCGCATTAGATGTTGGTATGAATTTATTTCACCCGATGGTTGAAATGTGCCTAAAAAGCGATAAACTTGGTGATCCTTTTATCACCGATGAACATATTAATGTTTTCGGCTGGGCATTACCTGAGGAAGTTGAGGCAATGAAAGGAATTTCCCTTCGCATTAATGATTTTTTATGCGGTATCTTCCACGCGGTTGGTGTTAAGTTGGTTGATATTAAACTTGAATTCGGCAGAGTTTTTGATGAAGAGGGTAATGTTTATCTTTTGCTCGCTGATGAAATTAGCCCAGATTCTTGCAGGTTATGGGATATTGAAACAGGTAACATCTTGGATAAAGATAGATTCAGAAAAAATATGGGTGGAGTTCTTGAGGCTTACAGAGAAGTTGCAAAACGTCTTGGTGTTCTTAAAGGAATCGAAGATGAAAATGTAGTTTCTTTTGAAACCAAGCCAACAACTAAAGATAAAACAAAGAAATAAAAATATTATGAAAGCAAAAAT
Proteins encoded in this region:
- a CDS encoding type II secretion system protein, which produces MIKKTKNKGFSLLEMSIVVAIIGTTIGFGILSFNQYSRYSKTELTKERMKVILKAINDYADKFNSLPCPANGEQAFNHASFGVGSISVGACTNHNALADNTYFGIVPVNTLNIYPSYALDGWGNRFSYAVKNTALVSGGVTNVASQINLKNYGDSTTFNNVVVIVISHGENGFGAWKGNGGSTKNPTSANAREARNSSVSADGFHTSLPIVGFDDIIYFLTSIQITDEAFE
- a CDS encoding DUF1476 domain-containing protein yields the protein MSEIDNRKKAFENKFAHDEELKFKIASRRRKMLGLWASEIMGLEDDKSLEYAMTIVNYGLDNKDSGAVIKKILNDITSKGVAITEQQVRLKNDEFEELATRQITS
- a CDS encoding TlpA disulfide reductase family protein, encoding MKFWVKFLVLIIVFFSFDSYSQNNKDYLNASLKINGEQHNLSEFQGKFILLQFWATWCPYCERQMPELVKIQQRYKDNPNLVILPVSIDEGGEEIVKNFYKSRNYNIFPVVLDENKNLYRIFNLRGVPTSVLISDSGEIIDVFNSVSQIDLALFDKILKN
- the purC gene encoding phosphoribosylaminoimidazolesuccinocarboxamide synthase, producing MAKNKVSKKLLYEGKAKILYEGPETGTLIQYFKDDTSAFNGEKLEVLSGKGVINNRISEYLFQKLEDIGIHTHFIKRLNMREQLIKACEMIPIEIIVRNVTAGSLSKRFALDVGMNLFHPMVEMCLKSDKLGDPFITDEHINVFGWALPEEVEAMKGISLRINDFLCGIFHAVGVKLVDIKLEFGRVFDEEGNVYLLLADEISPDSCRLWDIETGNILDKDRFRKNMGGVLEAYREVAKRLGVLKGIEDENVVSFETKPTTKDKTKK